ttgcgacgaatcaaacgagcccaaacacgaagtggttcagttacatggtagactggtacccgtggccacagtccagctccatcatcagaccctgagtactaacttgtgtcaaagatcttgttgcgacgaatcgaacgaagccaaacacgaagtggtttagttgcatggttgattggtaccggtgaccaccttccggatccatcatcagaccctcagtactaccttgtgtcaaagatcttgttgcgacaaatcaaacgagcccaaacacgaagtggttcagttacatggtagactggtacccgtggccacagtccagctccatcatcagaccctgagtactaacttgtgtcaaagatcttgttgcgacgaatcgaacgaagccaaacacgaagtggtttagttgcatggttgattggtaccggtcaccaccttccggatccatcatcagaccctcagtactaccttgggtcaaagatcttgttgcgacaaatcaaacgagcccaaacacgaagtggctcagttacatggtagactggtatccgtggccaccttccagctccatcatcagatcctgagtactatcttgtgtccaaggtcttgttgagatgaatcaaacgagcctaaacacgaagtggtttagttgcatggttgattggtaccggtgaccaccttccggctccaacatcagaccctgagtactatcttgtgtcaaagatcttatagaaacgaataaaacgagcctaaacacgaagtggtttagtggcatggttgattggtaccggtgaccacctgccggctccatcatcagaccctgagtactatcttgtgtcaaagatcttgttgagacgaatcaaacgagcctaaacacgaagtggtttagttgcatggttgattggtaccggtgactaccttccggctccatcatcagaccctgagtattatcttgtgccaaagatcttgttgagacgaatcaaacgagcccaaacacgaagtggtttagttgcatggttgattggtaccggtgaccaccttccggctccatcatcagaccctgagtactatcttaagtcaaagatcttgttgagacgaataaaacgagcctaaacacgaagtggtttacttgcattgttgattggtactggtgaccaccttccggctccatcatcagaccctgagtactatcttaagtcaaagatcttgttgagccgaatcaaacgagcccaaacacgaagtggtttagttgcatggttgattggtaccggtgaccaccttccggctccatcatcagaccctgagtactatcttgtgtcaaagatcttgttgagatgaatcaaacgagcctaaacacgaagtggtttagttgcatggttgattggtaccggtgaccaccttccggctccatcatcagaccctgagtactatcttaagtcaaagatcttgttgagacgaataaaacgagcctaaacacgaagtggtttagttgcattgttgattggtactggtgaccaccttccggctccatcatcagaccctgagtactatcttaagtcaaagatcttgttgagccgaatcaaacgagcccaaacacgaagtggtttagttgcatggttgattggtaccggtgaccaccttccggctccatcatcagaccctgagtactatcttgagtcaaataaatacatatagaatgtcaggtcgtttcaaatatttttaatcctgtccggtagtttattaaactgtaccattataaattataatactataaaaacagtgctaggatcaaagtctctcgttgcggtttacacgcacacagtatagcgttttacacggcgcccgccgcacacaatgataaaaaacctcgtcgtcgccgttgaaaatgtgcggagccgaccgacacacgtcctgcctctacaagctctgccgcggcactgagctggcgcagcgcgcgtcatcggtaatatagagtagttttcaaaaaattgccaaaaaattatagtagaatttcataaacactaatgtataccaacagtataagcaaacgttgcagattgcttgagtatgaaaatgacttcgatattaagtagattttcgtaggaattgacacttgtttcggagagaaaatcgagttcgttttactttgattttctctttctcaaaggtatgtaggaaaaatatagtttgatatgcctaaagtacagggtattagtaatacaaaatagccaggtttagcagagtaaaattctcaacatttccaaataagagctcgccattcagtgcttcacggggtttttcggaaacgaccatcagaaaaaaaatcattactaatttattaagtcctttttctaatatttacaacgatatttataaagataagaagacgcttttactggaacaagcactcattgtttctaataatgagcgcaaactcctgaatttcgtcgactagtatcatcaattttgcattatttcgacttttcttgtaagagcgctcttaatctGATTAAATTTCTGAGTAATATTAGACTTAGCATTAAGCATTGTATTTACCTGACATGTAAAATtctatttttatcaataaagaattgaaaactttgtttttggCTTTCgcgctttgaaaaaaaattactcgtGATATCTTCCCtgaacccccctcccccatcgtgatcattcgtcatatttttcttaccctgcccccctccccctaaacaATCAttatgatttctggacgacccctaaACTATAACACGTGTAACATATTTATCTACGAGTTATGTTTTGAAATTGAGACTGTATTAATTTTACCTCGAAAACGAATTCTCTGAACCAAGGTTCGGTGAGCAGGAGGTATCCCTTATCGTACTCCTTGTCGCTGTACGAGTTTTCCACCCGGAACTTGGTCGGCTTGCCATTTTCCTGTAAACAatgaaataaacaccatttaaATTCCTATAGCTATGTACCTTCCTTCGGTTTTCATCATAATTAATCATCACTAATAATCGTACTTCTAAGAGTTCGTTGTGCGTCAAAATATAGCCTAATAAATCGCGGTTGGACCCTGAGATAGTTTAAACCGTAACTATGGAAATTTTGTTTGGAAAAACACTAGTACAGATACATCGAATTTGAATTTCAGttctggggcccatttctcgaacgatattagactaatattattagttaacgaactgtcaaatcgtatgggttgtcatgacaacacactaataatattagactaatatcgttcgagaaatgggcccctgtaaTCACGAGAATGGAAATACGTTACTGCTCTCATAAACCCAATAGcggtatctcaaaaacaaatgatgttaaaaaatttatacatattaagatagagaatttttttttaatttatttatttttattacatacatggaaaaccaacgggtataaacatttataaaatctacaatatatttacagagccaattacaggttctcacttataaaaattaaatatacaaagATCAAATATAATTACAAATTAGTTACACAAACAAGTACATATCCACATCACAAGCCAAGAACAAAAAaatgaggatgcctcgtagagagttgaaacacgtgtcgagtattgttcttttggtggtggcttgttatatttatttgtgtatttatttttgcggtgggagggtgggaacattaattgcatgtaaaaaatacgcaagtaagtataacgggttagcactgattgactagcacgttatgttttcacggattagcaaagtaatattttggttttgatttatttctttatttaaaaaatataacattaGGACAATACTCACATCAGTTCCAACAGCGGTGAAGACCATAGCATGCGTCATGCACGAGTCCCCATAATGGAGTCGGTCCGCCTTCTGCAGCCCGATTTGCACCTCCGTGTTGAACACCAGCTTGTAATCATGCCTACAATAATAATCAACTTGTAATCAATTATGCAGTCACTTAAGCTCTGTTTTCCTAAGATAGCGGTGTCGTAAAATAGCGggcgtctccatacaaaatactacacCATCCACATTTAGCCgtataattttgtatggagacggccgctatatgacggcaccgctatcctaggaaaaccgagcaACTTTGTCTGTTTAATTCAATTCATTTATTCAATAAAGAAAACATGATGGTAcatttattgttaattttaacttgatctaaggtggtggtactagtgttcgacatgctaatgcccaatagatgacaccctgctgtcacctctattgacaatgacctaagtttcaagatgacatgtactgggaccgcgtcgagcaccttACATGTTAGTTTACTAAagctaataataaatatatagtcCTCTGGCTCATTTTCCAAATAAGAGGACAATTTATCTCATAACTTAACACTTCCATTCTAAATTCTACTCCATTTTCATCCCCTTGGGGTGATTTCCGGAATAAAAACTAACCGTCCTTCCCCGAGACTCAAACCATCTTAATTAGTTCTGCGGttaaagcgtgaagaggtaacagacagacagatttaCGTTGGCAATTATAATAATGGTAAAGAGAATatagtgtatagaggcggattgtcaaagtaacttatgtagccactgtaaatatACTTAAcgctgttagaacgccatttgagtttgatccttattctttcactgatatgtgttaacttgttaccgaggttttcatcgattttttacaaattttgaatcgtatctcctttttttgcactacagatagaattataagacaaacggttatcggttcttcaatcttttatctccgttttggtctaccggattttgaaagaaatgaatacctatttttttatgatttttttaatcattgtctaaaaaaacacttttttcgtatctagtttgctaaGGATCTgtaaatctacatatttgggttcgtctttgacgtctcgaaaaatgtgtctagggttttaattttaaactaattaacacaaaagttatggccagaaaaccagttttttagcctaaaattgtgcaactttgatgccaaatatctcgaagactttgaagtaaatatgggatactatattgcttaaagccgttgctgttaatatgataactatgataagctacaaaaaactaagggattcagaacgaaggtcattggcgtcgGGGAGccccttaaatattaatattaacgtcaTCTACTCACTGTAGGCTAAAGGTAattatggtgcaatcttttcgagcgatggcgccataaccttcagcctacgcTCGAGTAAGTATATggcattaatatttaacaagctaacacatatcagtgaaagaataatgatcaaagtaaatggcgttctaaaagttttatcctctgtcgaaagatggcagtaaatgttctgtagctacataatttaccatgacagtatctctctatttcaaattctctttgataatgGCATTAACCACTTGGCCCGCAAAGTATTGATTGGCGCAGACATAGTGTCTTACAATAGGTGCTATTCATTACTACCAACAATAAGTACTCACGCGTCTAAGTCTTCGAGTCCGTTCTTCCGCTCAAAGCGTTTACTGACCTCGCAGCCGAACCACACTGCCTCGCCGCCCGCTATGCTGTCCTTCACCACTctggaaattaaaaaaagccggtcaagtgcgagttcgTTTAACTCTCACTATATACGGAAAGACAAACGGCTATACTCACTGTATGAGTGTCTCGATGGGCTGGTTGTTGTAGGCGGTCTGGCGGCCGCCGACCACGTTGCCGAGGCACTGCAGGGTGAATAACCTCCCGAACGGGTTGCTGGCTCGAGGGTCGCTCACCAGACACACCTGTATAACATCAATAGGGttgttgacacatgttgaattgtataactacatctagttaaatagataggaaatgagcaatttatcgcaataaattggaaaggtaaaaaatatatgggaataataaaaaatacaagacctgtttcaaaaaaaaaatgtttttcaacttctaaataggaaaaaataattcggtttctgcctctctatcactcttgcttattcgatcgatagagaggcagataaagaaatttcgattttcgcgtttcgcggtaggccacctgtaaacaaaccgccttgatgcatcaacgttatagtgaaaacttgtcaaaaaactgtttcagacctagtatgtataagttactctatggatTACTAAACaaagtgctgcactctggctgcagaacattgcagtaatactccctattctaTTTACTAtttagtggctctgtgagctgtagacttcGCGACTCTCCATGACTACGACTTATTTTTAAGCaagctagaacagaaaagtacaactttgatccctcctagcagggaagaaaagtgctattttgatccctcctagcggggaagaaaaagcccttttccgaataggtgatgtgaaaaattaaTTTGTCTATATACTGTAGGTAGTCATTCATCATTATACCTTATCGTCGACATCGAACAGCGGCCTGACGTGTTTGTCGTAGAACTCCTTGGGGGCGAGGCTGCCGAACGTGTTGTACGCCTTCTCCTTATTGTAGAAGTCGAAGGTGAACTTCGCCGGGGGAGTCTATTTACTGTAGTCATTCATCGTTATACCTTATCGTCGACATCGAACAGCGGCCTGACGTGTTTGTCGTAGAACTTCTTGGGGGCGAGGCTGCCGAACGTGTTGTACGCCTTCTCCTTATTGTAGTAGTCGAAGGTGAACTTCTCCGGGGGAGTCTATTTATTGTAGTCATGATTATACCTTATCGTCGACATCGAACAGCGGCCTGACGTGTTTGTCGTAGAACTCCTTGGGGGCGAGGCTGCCGAACGTGTTGTACGCCTTCTACTTATTGTAGAAGTCGAAGGTGAACTTCGCCGGGGGAGTCTATTTACTGTAGTCATTCATCGTTATACCTTATCGTCGACATCGAACAGCGGCCTGACGTGTTTGTCGTAGAACTTCTTGGGGGCGAGGCTGCCGAACGTGTTGTACGCCTTCTCCTTATTGTAGTAGTCGAAGGTGAACTTCTCCGGGGGAGTCTATTTATTGTAGTCATGATTATACCTTATCGTCGACATCGAACAGCGGCCTGACGTGTTTGTCGTAGAACTCCTTGGGGGCGAGGCTGCCGAACGTGTTGTACGCCTTCTCCTTATTGTAGAAGTCGAAGGTGAACTTCGCCGGGGGAGTCTATTTACTGTAGTCATTCATCATTATACCTTATCGTCGACATCGAACAGCGGCCTGACGTGTTTGTCGTAGAACTCCTTGGGGGCGAGGCTGCCGAACGTGTTGTACGCCTTCTACTTATTGTAGAAGTCGAAGGTGAACTTCTCCGGGGGAGTATATTTACTGTAGTCATTCATCGTTATACCTTATCGTCGACATCGAACAGCGGCCTGACGTGTTTGTCGTAGAACTCCTTGGGGGCGACGCTGCCGAACGTGTTGTACGCCTTCTCCTTATTGTAGAAGTCGAAGGTGAACTTCTCCGGGGGAGTATATTTACTGTAGTCATTCATCGTTATACCTTATCGTCGACATCGAACAGCGGCCTGACGTGTTTGTCGTAGAACTCCTTGGGGGCGAGGCTGCCGAACGTGTTGTACGCCTTCTCCTTATTGTAGAAGTCGAAGGTGAACTTCTCCGGGGGAGTATATTTACTGTAGTCATTCATCGTTATACCTTATCGTCGACATCGAACAGCGGCCTGACGTGTTTGTCGTAGAACTCCTTGGGGGCGAGGCTGCCGAACGTGTTGTACGCCTTCTCCTTATTGTAGAAGTCGAAGGTGAACTTCTCCGGGGGAGTATATTTACTGTAGTCATTCATCGTTATACCTTATCGTCGACATCGAACAGCGGCCTGACGTGTTTGTCGTAGAACTCCTTGGGGGCGAGGCTGCCGAACGTGTTGTACGCCTTCTCCTTATTGTAGAAGTCGAAGGTGAACTTCGCCGGGGGAGTTCCTGTCGACAAAAAGTTACCTTATGTACAGTCATGCTCcgtgattgttatgccatttagggttctagcagGCGCGGCTCACTCCAAGGGTAGCTACAAGGTAAGGcaaggtagctacaagtacatccgtcccacaccaattttggtggctagccataagccgcgcgtggcgctgtcgccacctagcggtcatatctgtcctaatcgtaacagacgcgttttgttagagagtgaatcttctgtacctagtactattatttattctgaggTTCTAGCTAAATCGGAAATATCAAACAACCAATTTACctagtatcgccatctactcgatgataggccaaaggtatggtgccatcttttcgagtgatggcgccatacctttcgcctactctcgagtagatggcgatactttttgacatttaccaaatttaacacatatcagtgataaaataaggatcaaagtcatatggcgttctaaaagtgttaatcatttgtgtcgaaagatggcagtaaatgtactgactacataatgtACTTttacaatattcctctatttcaaattctctttggcgaGTCTTTAGTATTCCTTTACGTATAACGCAGCGTACTATAACGCTAAcgggcgatctcgttgcgaacgcgaacgccttgggcccgccgcgccgcgccgcgtcgcgttcgcgagttgttcgcttacgtaagacgcagcgtaATACGAAATATTGAAATATGATATGTGAACGTACCCAGGCAAGTGGCAACGATATGGTAGATGACACCAATCTGTCGGTTGATGGCTGCTTGGATGTCATCATCAGACACCTTCTTGGCCACTAAGTCGCGTAGCTCCTTTGCAAACTCGCGAAGCTGGAACGGAAATTATCAACTTTATagactatgtataataaaaCTGTATTCTATTCATGGACCCATATATGTTACTGGAAATTATAAGTTAATTGAATTAAAAATCCTTTGACCGCCTAcaaatgaaatttattattaagaaaaatacaattttgatttgtcaaaataaacattgtcaaaacaaatttaaatCCAAAATACAATCGGACTAGTGTTAACTTTTTACCAGTAGCTACGTTAAATTAACTCGATTTAGtacctatacagggtggaaaggcacgacgatcctttccggaaatgggagatagtttagcctaagctctatattttctccatagaaactatgttaatatgggcaaccgtttctaaattatgaccttttaaacatccacgcaaaaaactactttgttctaaccctaacaggtgacagggtcaatgaacttacttgtaaacaatcagtattcgacaggaaattatgctaatttgttgccatctaaccatttttaggtctgcttacagcacggtaagaatcattgcaggattttcgctttcttagtggttccacttgttcaatacttgaatgaaatagttatgttattccttaatattaataatactaaccacaacattgtttacaacgacagttcaaatggtgacattgacaaccactcaaaagtacgcaatcgtcttataaatatctctggtttccttgactgataaaaaggttttagtttcttaacacgtttcacaaaattattttcgaataattggaaactatctaaaataattaaaaataacaagtaggttgtgttagttgcaccaaatgaacttgcaaaaattaaatactaagaataaatcaagaataaatacttcttaaatacctaactaacaaaccttcttgcgtggtaggaaatagacagacTTGTAGACAgaccgtctgatgtttgaaattaaatgtgCCACAAATTGCAAATTACGCGATAAAACCTAGTTCCAAAATGCCCTTGGGAGCCCGCGATTACCTAAATTTGCTTATGTTATACGGGGAGTGTAATTATAATGCCGCCGAGACGTTACGACGCTACAGACAAAGATATCCTCCACCACACCCAACTAGCCGTATGTCAATTTTACGGGCCATTGATCGCGTGGCAAATAATGAGCCCATAGTACCACGAACGGGCCAAAACGACCAACGGGGAGGAGGTGTAGTTCACATTGCACCAAGACTTGAAGAGCGAGTGCTGCGGTATTTCGAGCAAAATCCAAGGGCTACttcattaaattttcattgaactatacttattgaatgtcatattcttcaaataaaaatgttagatgctcgtggctatttaaatttgtggggctgtgtaaaagatatggtgtaccaaaccaaacggaatgtgaaactgcggacgaaatgagacaaaggctaattggtgctttctgcggaggataaatgacgaagagcatacactatatcgcatgtgcatcgacatactcgggtacgggctgcggcggcgttgtaatacacggaggtacatttgaacaccgtatgtgaaaagaagatagtattaaatattggaaaaaagtaattatctaagaaagtaataaaattgtttgtaatatttttgcatgcatttgatttatttgacatttatgcgtcattcatacatcattgcgatactgtcaacgatcggaaaaaagtgtaaagtcccgagctttcccgacggagatccttaatctagccgtcatgtgcacatgctatagggttatcaccacagttaaaaagtagtatttttgcaatttttattttttactcaattaacgattcttaccattaccaatagtctctgtatcacttaaacgacctaatacttccgggaaggatcgtcgtgcctttccaccctgtatattataaaGATATAAAAGTTTACAGTTGTTAAGATACGGCGTTGGAGGCGCGCTTCACCTGTGTAAAATTCTAACTTATAAATTTACAAAATGCGCCATAATT
The window above is part of the Cydia splendana chromosome 19, ilCydSple1.2, whole genome shotgun sequence genome. Proteins encoded here:
- the LOC134799937 gene encoding bleomycin hydrolase; protein product: MRLPFCKKYAIDDFEFSQSYLFFWDKIERSHYWLNNIVATAKQGEELDGRLVNFLLKDPINDGGQWDMIVNLVNKYGVMPKKCFPESFSSRKSLHMNALIKTKLREFAKELRDLVAKKVSDDDIQAAINRQIGVIYHIVATCLGTPPAKFTFDFYNKEKAYNTFGSLAPKEFYDKHVRPLFDVDDKVCLVSDPRASNPFGRLFTLQCLGNVVGGRQTAYNNQPIETLIQVVKDSIAGGEAVWFGCEVSKRFERKNGLEDLDAHDYKLVFNTEVQIGLQKADRLHYGDSCMTHAMVFTAVGTDENGKPTKFRVENSYSDKEYDKGYLLLTEPWFREFVFEVVVDKKYVPAEVLEVFKQTPQVLPAWDPMGTLACPLCSEE